CATCGGCCTCTTAGACATGCTGTTTCCTGAATATGAGCGCCTGTTCTCTGACCTGTTTGGCAAGACGTCTTCCGAATTGTTGATGAATTACACTACGCCAGAAGAAATCCTTGCCGTAGATACGGAAGAGCTGGCAGCCTTCATCGCCAAGCACAGTCGAAATCGCCTGGGTTTAGACAAAGCCGAGGAAATCAAATCCGCTGCCGAGTCTTCATTTGGGATCGACACAGCACTCGACGCATTTCGGCTACAATTGCGCCTGCTGCTTCAGCAAATTCGCTTTACAGAGGAACAGTTGGATTCCCTTGATGTCGAGATCGAAAAACGTCTCAAAAGCGTTGACACCAATCTCGTGACGATTCCCGGAATCGGCCCGGTTCTCGCTGCTGCTATACTCGGTGAA
The sequence above is drawn from the Sulfoacidibacillus ferrooxidans genome and encodes:
- a CDS encoding IS110 family transposase, with protein sequence IGLLDMLFPEYERLFSDLFGKTSSELLMNYTTPEEILAVDTEELAAFIAKHSRNRLGLDKAEEIKSAAESSFGIDTALDAFRLQLRLLLQQIRFTEEQLDSLDVEIEKRLKSVDTNLVTIPGIGPVLAAAILGEIGDISRFPTGVKLVAFAGIDPTVRSSGEFTGTRNRMSKRGSPYLRRAIWLAASVAKIHNPILKDFYDQKRAQGKHHLAATGAVARKMTYIIHAVLRDKKPYEPIA